A genome region from Nocardia sp. NBC_00565 includes the following:
- a CDS encoding glyceraldehyde-3-phosphate dehydrogenase: protein MTTEQLDRWNAQEAAAEAMIPIIGTLYRGKGVTILLHSRSLVNKSVISILRTHRFARQIEGEELSVDETLPFLQVLSELDLGPCKIDIGQLVMTYRADDRGLSIREFTAAVLAEVTNGNKARSPGPKDVVLYGFGRIGRLATRLLIEKAGSGNGLNLRAVVVRKGGDDDLAKRASLLRRDSVHGHFNGTIKVDTGNDTITANGNVIKFIYSDDPTTIDYTEYGIEDAILIDNTGRWRDRDGLSQHLRPGIAKVVLTAPGKGDVPNIVHGVNHRDLDLSQQIFSCASCTTNAIVPPLKAMDDEYGIIRGHVETVHSFTNDQNLLDNYHKADRRGRSAPFNLVLTETGAASAVAKAMPDFKAKITGNSIRVPTPDVSVAILNLQLERETTKSDVLAYLRQVSLSGPLSRSLDYTAATDVVSSDFIGSRAASIIDANATIVDGDTAILYVWYDNEFGYSCQVVRTVQYISGIEYPTYPQAGAALDHAPDPRVLTATDAR, encoded by the coding sequence TTGACTACCGAACAACTTGACCGCTGGAACGCTCAGGAAGCCGCCGCGGAGGCGATGATTCCCATCATTGGCACGTTGTATCGGGGGAAGGGCGTGACGATCCTGCTGCACAGCCGGTCGCTGGTGAACAAGTCGGTGATCAGCATCCTGCGGACACACCGCTTCGCGAGGCAGATCGAGGGCGAAGAGTTGTCGGTGGACGAGACCCTTCCCTTCCTGCAAGTGCTCAGCGAGCTGGATCTGGGGCCCTGCAAGATCGATATCGGTCAGTTGGTCATGACCTATCGCGCTGACGATCGCGGACTGTCGATCCGCGAGTTCACCGCAGCGGTCCTGGCCGAGGTGACCAACGGCAACAAGGCTCGGTCACCGGGTCCCAAGGATGTTGTCCTCTATGGCTTCGGCCGCATCGGTCGTCTGGCCACTCGCCTGCTCATCGAGAAGGCCGGATCCGGCAACGGGCTGAACCTGCGTGCCGTGGTGGTGCGCAAGGGCGGCGACGACGATCTGGCCAAGCGTGCGTCTTTGCTTCGCAGAGATTCGGTGCACGGCCACTTCAACGGCACGATCAAGGTCGATACCGGCAATGACACGATCACCGCGAATGGGAACGTGATCAAGTTCATCTACAGCGATGATCCGACGACGATCGACTACACCGAGTACGGGATCGAGGACGCGATCCTGATCGACAACACCGGTAGGTGGCGTGATCGTGACGGGCTGTCGCAGCATCTGCGCCCTGGCATCGCGAAGGTCGTTCTCACCGCACCCGGTAAGGGCGACGTCCCGAATATCGTGCACGGCGTCAACCACCGCGACCTGGACCTGTCGCAGCAGATCTTCTCGTGCGCCTCGTGCACGACCAACGCGATCGTTCCGCCACTCAAGGCCATGGATGACGAATACGGCATCATCCGCGGTCATGTGGAGACGGTGCACTCGTTCACCAACGACCAGAACCTACTGGACAACTATCACAAGGCGGACCGTCGCGGTCGGTCCGCGCCGTTCAATCTCGTGCTCACCGAAACCGGTGCCGCGTCGGCCGTCGCGAAGGCGATGCCGGATTTCAAGGCCAAGATCACCGGCAACTCGATTCGTGTTCCCACCCCCGACGTATCGGTCGCGATTCTGAACCTGCAGCTCGAGCGGGAGACGACGAAGAGCGATGTGCTCGCGTATCTGCGTCAGGTATCGCTGTCCGGGCCGTTGAGCCGAAGCCTCGATTACACCGCCGCCACGGACGTGGTTTCCAGCGATTTCATCGGATCGCGCGCAGCGTCGATCATCGATGCCAATGCCACGATCGTCGACGGTGACACCGCGATTCTGTATGTCTGGTACGACAACGAATTCGGCTACTCGTGCCAGGTGGTGCGGACGGTGCAATACATCTCGGGCATCGAGTATCCGACCTACCCGCAGGCCGGCGCGGCGCTGGACCACGCTCCCGACCCCCGCGTGCTGACTGCGACCGACGCGCGGTAA
- a CDS encoding AraC family transcriptional regulator, translated as MSQAAIAASATTSVVDPHERADYWADLISTYQCRLSYKFPSRTDFQGHTRVRSTDAYQLVGWKSNAVTYLRSPKNIRDDPDDDYRLILPFAGHLTFRSDAGHGILTPGTMCLVAVDRPYTMSMSDGTQGLIITIPRQEIQHRLNRVAPPSHPLDLTTGLGRVTDGLVSGLYTECAALTDRQFDTVSERLVDLLCMQILGEPANSPTQLVDVEATARRYIHNHAGDPDLTGARVAGALGWSLRQIQLAFSTVGTTPSEVIREERLQLARDRLRSPAYQHRSISDIASDLGFGSASSFSKIFRRRFDTTPSQFREELAGHVRVGRTPGTISAASS; from the coding sequence ATGAGTCAAGCGGCTATCGCCGCCTCCGCCACGACAAGTGTGGTGGATCCACATGAGCGGGCCGACTACTGGGCCGATTTGATCAGCACGTACCAATGTCGGCTGAGCTACAAGTTTCCGAGCCGTACCGACTTCCAGGGGCACACTCGAGTGCGCAGCACCGACGCCTACCAGCTCGTCGGGTGGAAATCGAACGCCGTCACCTACCTTCGCAGCCCGAAGAACATCCGAGACGACCCCGATGACGACTACCGGCTGATTCTTCCTTTCGCCGGGCACCTGACCTTCCGCTCCGACGCCGGGCACGGGATCCTCACCCCGGGAACCATGTGCCTGGTGGCCGTCGACCGGCCCTACACCATGTCCATGTCCGACGGCACGCAAGGACTGATCATCACCATTCCGCGGCAGGAGATACAGCATCGCCTCAACCGCGTCGCGCCGCCCAGCCACCCGCTGGATCTCACGACCGGGCTCGGGCGGGTGACCGACGGGCTGGTCAGCGGTCTGTATACCGAATGCGCCGCACTCACCGACCGCCAATTCGACACCGTCTCCGAACGGCTGGTTGATCTGCTCTGCATGCAGATCCTCGGCGAACCGGCGAACTCCCCCACCCAGCTCGTGGATGTGGAAGCGACCGCCCGCCGATATATCCACAACCATGCCGGAGATCCGGATCTCACCGGTGCGCGCGTCGCCGGTGCGCTCGGCTGGTCACTGCGTCAAATTCAACTGGCGTTCAGCACTGTCGGCACCACGCCCAGCGAAGTCATTCGGGAAGAACGCCTGCAATTGGCGCGCGACCGCCTGCGCAGCCCCGCTTACCAGCATCGAAGTATCAGCGATATCGCATCGGACCTGGGCTTCGGTTCGGCCAGCAGCTTCAGCAAGATCTTCCGCCGACGCTTCGACACCACGCCCAGCCAATTCCGCGAGGAACTGGCGGGCCACGTCCGAGTCGGCCGCACCCCAGGGACTATTTCCGCAGCAAGTAGCTAG
- the hrpB gene encoding ATP-dependent helicase HrpB — translation MKLPELPDLPVRGVLDRIVETLAERETAVLVAPPGTGKTTLVPLALAAGTAERVLVAEPRRLAARAAAGRMAALLGESVGETVGYSVRGDRRVGRDTRVEVVTSGLLVRRLQSDPELAGVDVVLLDECHERHLDADLLLALLLDARAGLRPDLRVLATSATVAAERLSALLGGDRAAPVVQVQVRTYPVDVTYVPSLPRERVEAQVARATRAALAGTEGDVLVFLPGAAEIRRTTALLADVDGVDLVPLHGRLSAVGQDTALRPGPRRRVVLSTAVAESSLTVPGVRTVVDSGLARVPRIDRGRGLSGLATVRVSAAVAEQRAGRAGREAPGRVWRCWPEYEHGTLPAYPEPEIRTADLTRLALELACWGTADGHGLAWWDAPPPGGLAAGRDVLRALGAVNGDGDVTDRGRRIARIGLHPRLARALLDGAAEVGARAAAEVVTVLDDDTLASGVDLTAGLRVLRRERPARWRREVERLARLVEASDGVDDPAFVVALAHPERLARRRGPGSASYLMVGGTAVTLPPGSGIGDAEWLAVGVATRDPGRSDGWIRLAAVADEQLARRAASNLLTTVDEVDWIDGDVVARRVERLGAIVLSEKLIRDPDRQLLGAAVRRGLSSTGLGLLRWNSDAIALRQRLDFLHRTLGAPWPPVDDESLLAAADTWLGPELAAARRRTDLERIDAGQALRRLLPWPDAARMDELAPERLEVPSGSRPRLDYSTDPPVLAVKVQEVFGWTDAPRLAHGRVPIVVHLLSPAQRPVAVTADLASFWRTGWPQVRADLRGRYPKHAWPEDPTTVPAHRGTARNAGRPPR, via the coding sequence ATGAAACTGCCTGAGCTTCCTGATCTACCGGTCCGTGGCGTGCTCGATCGTATTGTCGAGACGTTGGCCGAGCGCGAGACTGCTGTGCTGGTCGCGCCGCCGGGGACTGGGAAGACGACCTTGGTGCCGTTGGCGTTGGCGGCGGGAACTGCGGAGCGGGTGCTGGTGGCTGAGCCTCGACGGTTGGCGGCTCGAGCCGCAGCTGGGCGGATGGCTGCTTTGCTGGGGGAGTCGGTGGGGGAGACCGTCGGGTACTCGGTCCGAGGGGATCGGCGAGTAGGGCGCGACACTCGGGTCGAGGTCGTCACGTCGGGGTTGCTGGTGCGACGGTTGCAGAGCGATCCCGAATTGGCGGGGGTTGATGTGGTTTTGCTCGACGAGTGTCATGAGCGGCATCTCGACGCGGATCTGTTGTTGGCGTTGCTGCTCGATGCTCGGGCTGGGTTGAGGCCGGATCTGCGGGTGCTTGCTACGTCGGCGACTGTTGCGGCTGAACGGCTTTCGGCGCTGTTGGGTGGGGATCGTGCGGCGCCGGTGGTGCAGGTCCAGGTGCGGACCTATCCGGTGGACGTGACGTATGTTCCGTCGTTGCCGCGGGAGCGGGTCGAAGCGCAGGTGGCGCGAGCCACCCGGGCCGCGCTCGCCGGAACCGAGGGGGACGTGCTGGTCTTCCTGCCCGGAGCAGCCGAAATCCGCCGGACGACAGCGCTGCTGGCCGACGTGGACGGCGTGGATCTCGTTCCGTTGCACGGCAGACTTTCCGCTGTGGGGCAGGACACGGCGTTGCGGCCCGGGCCGCGGCGGCGAGTGGTGTTGTCCACGGCGGTGGCGGAGTCCAGTTTGACGGTGCCCGGGGTGCGGACGGTGGTGGATTCGGGACTGGCTCGGGTGCCACGCATCGATCGGGGGCGGGGGCTGTCCGGACTTGCGACAGTTCGAGTTTCGGCGGCGGTGGCCGAGCAGCGGGCCGGGCGGGCCGGGCGTGAGGCTCCGGGGCGGGTGTGGCGATGCTGGCCGGAATACGAGCACGGCACGCTGCCTGCCTATCCGGAGCCGGAGATTCGGACGGCGGATCTGACGCGGTTGGCGTTGGAACTGGCGTGTTGGGGCACGGCTGATGGTCATGGCCTCGCCTGGTGGGATGCTCCGCCGCCCGGTGGGTTGGCTGCCGGCCGGGATGTATTGCGCGCGTTGGGGGCCGTGAACGGAGACGGTGATGTGACCGACCGTGGGCGGCGCATCGCCCGGATCGGGCTGCATCCTCGGTTGGCGCGGGCGTTGCTCGATGGGGCGGCCGAGGTCGGTGCGCGGGCGGCTGCGGAAGTGGTCACCGTCCTCGACGACGACACCCTTGCGTCCGGAGTCGATCTGACGGCCGGTCTGCGTGTGCTGCGGCGCGAGCGGCCGGCGCGTTGGCGGCGGGAGGTAGAGCGGCTGGCACGATTGGTCGAGGCGTCGGACGGGGTCGACGATCCGGCTTTCGTTGTCGCACTGGCTCATCCGGAGCGGCTGGCGCGACGGCGCGGCCCGGGTTCGGCGAGCTATCTCATGGTCGGCGGCACCGCGGTGACGCTGCCGCCCGGCTCCGGAATAGGTGATGCGGAGTGGCTGGCGGTCGGCGTTGCGACGCGCGATCCGGGTCGTTCCGACGGGTGGATACGATTGGCTGCGGTCGCCGATGAACAGCTGGCCCGCCGTGCCGCATCGAACCTGCTGACGACCGTCGACGAGGTCGATTGGATCGACGGCGATGTGGTCGCCCGGCGGGTCGAACGACTGGGGGCGATCGTGTTGTCGGAGAAGCTGATTCGTGACCCCGATCGCCAATTGCTCGGCGCCGCGGTGCGTCGCGGACTGAGTTCGACCGGTCTCGGCCTGCTGCGCTGGAATTCCGATGCGATCGCCTTACGTCAGCGCCTCGACTTCCTACACCGCACCCTCGGCGCCCCCTGGCCGCCGGTCGATGACGAGTCGCTGCTCGCCGCCGCCGATACCTGGCTCGGCCCCGAACTCGCCGCCGCCCGCCGCCGCACCGACCTCGAACGCATCGACGCCGGACAGGCACTGCGTCGTCTGCTGCCCTGGCCGGACGCCGCCCGTATGGACGAACTGGCGCCGGAACGCTTAGAGGTCCCCTCCGGCAGCCGCCCCCGCCTCGACTACTCGACCGACCCGCCGGTGCTCGCGGTCAAAGTGCAGGAAGTCTTCGGTTGGACAGACGCACCACGCCTGGCTCATGGCCGCGTCCCGATCGTGGTGCACCTGCTCTCGCCCGCCCAACGCCCGGTCGCAGTCACCGCGGATCTGGCATCCTTCTGGCGCACCGGCTGGCCCCAAGTCCGCGCTGACCTCCGCGGCCGCTACCCCAAACACGCCTGGCCGGAAGACCCCACCACCGTGCCTGCCCACCGCGGCACTGCCCGCAACGCCGGAAGACCCCCACGCTGA